TTTTGATTTAAATTTTATAATTTGATTTTCGTTAAATTAAAATACGTCATTTCAGAGCAAGAATAAAATTCAACCGAAAATAAATGTTATCTATTACCTTTTCATTTTTGTTTGACTGTATTAAAAATTTGGCCCGTGGTAGTTGACTCTCTCCAGAGAGCTTTGGGTTGCCACTCCTGCCTTGATTACGATGGCATTGTTTTCATCATGCTAACATTCTCAAAACAATCAGCTATTATGATTGGGTGGTAGAAGATTCTGTCTGGAAAATAGTTTTCCAGGCTCATTTTCTTTAAATAAATGAATGATCAAGAATCTTGAGAACAAGGCATGTGAATTTGCCAGTTTATGTTAGGGCTTTGTCATGAAGGCAAAATTCCTTAATCAGCTTGGAGGTTTGTTATGTTGAAAGTGAGTTTGAAACGCGCATTGACTGGATTTGTGATGCTTGCCACAGCAGCCAGTTTGCCTTTTAGTCAAGCAATCGCTAGGGATTTGACCATACAGGTATGGGCAGGTGGCTCTAACGTCGCCGACGCCTACCGTGTTGACGCTATTACCATGGCAGCAGACATCCTCGAAAGAGAGGCGGCTATTCGTGGTGAAGATTTAAACATCACTGTTGAGACGAAGTACGACTTTGATGGATGGGGTGGTTTTAAGCAGGCAGTGACACTGGCCGCAGAAGCCAATAATGCCCCACACATCGTAGTAACAGGCCACGAAGATATCGCGCCATGGTCTCAGTCTGGTTTGATTCGGCCAATCGAAGATTATGTTGATTTCGACACCTGGCCTCTTAACGATCTGTTCGAGAACCTAATTGAGATTTCATCGTTTGAGGGAGTCATTTATGGAGTCCCTCAAGATGCGGAATCACGGCCGTTCTTTGCTTGGATCCCTCACCTCAAGGCCATTGGCTACAGCGATGCTGATATTCGTGCTATGCCAGAAAAGGTGCAGAGTGGTCAATACACCTTGGATGATGTATTGAATGATGCCAAGAAAATGCAGGATGCAGGGCTTGTCGAAGCAGGCTACGGTTGGTATCCCCGTGTTTCCAAAGGTGGTGACTACTGGCAGTTCTACCTTTCCTATGGTGGAGATATGCTGGATAGTTCCTCTGGAAAATTGGTCTTTGATAAGGCTGCTATGCAAAAAGTTTATG
This region of SAR324 cluster bacterium genomic DNA includes:
- a CDS encoding extracellular solute-binding protein, with product MLATAASLPFSQAIARDLTIQVWAGGSNVADAYRVDAITMAADILEREAAIRGEDLNITVETKYDFDGWGGFKQAVTLAAEANNAPHIVVTGHEDIAPWSQSGLIRPIEDYVDFDTWPLNDLFENLIEISSFEGVIYGVPQDAESRPFFAWIPHLKAIGYSDADIRAMPEKVQSGQYTLDDVLNDAKKMQDAGLVEAGYGWYPRVSKGGDYWQFYLSYGGDMLDSSSGKLVFDKAAMQKVYEFFAKAVEMGVTRKNHIGTPWDQWYSEVASGKAGLWHGGTWHYARYTGKEGLQDFFGSVMFSLIPAGDRSGSANTITHPLVYLVTNRGSDDDAAVAAQLIAIASEPRINTLHAIKSAHLGIAKSQQSVPLYANDRWASEATVRLLPYASAQPNHTGFSPYFDAMWKGLEASWTGQKSPAEAIADVESELKAQLGGDILIR